A genomic region of Raphanus sativus cultivar WK10039 chromosome 6, ASM80110v3, whole genome shotgun sequence contains the following coding sequences:
- the LOC108806248 gene encoding cytochrome c oxidase subunit 6b-1 — MAESAAAQTQSLSEQYHLEKEVKQDTSAKPVEVALEVTTQAEEVSTDKAGEESPAVEVEDKSESPPAVEDKSESPPASEEAPAVTAEDNADEAPAAVEESNDASEEVAEETPDEIKLETAPADFRFPTTNQTRHCFTRYIEYHRCVAAKGDDAPECDKFSKFYRSLCPGEWVDKWNEQRENGTFPGPL; from the exons ATGGCGGAATCTGCAGCTGCTCAAACTCAATCGCTCTCTGAG CAATATCATTTGGAGAAAGAAGTGAAGCAAGACACAAGTGCTAAGCCTGTCGAGGTTGCTCTAGAGGTTACTACTCAAGCTGAAGAGGTCAGCACCGACAAAGCCGGTGAAGAATCTCCTGCTGTTGAGGTTGAGGACAAGTCAGAGTCTCCTCCTGCTGTTGAGGACAAGTCTGAGTCTCCTCCTGCTTCTGAAGAGGCTCCTGCTGTGACAGCGGAAGACAATGCTGATGAGGCTCCTGCTGCGGTTGAGGAAAGTAATGACGCTAGTGAAGAAGTTGCTGAGGAGACTCCTGATGAGATCAAG CTTGAGACAGCTCCTGCTGATTTCCGTTTCCCGACAACAAACCAAACAAGGCATTGTTTCACTCGTTACATTGAATATCACAG ATGTGTAGCTGCTAAGGGTGACGACGCTCCAGAATGTGATAAGTTTTCAAAGTTTTATCGATCCCTTTGCCCCGGCGAATGG GTTGATAAGTGGAACGAGCAAAGAGAGAATGGAACTTTCCCTGGTCCTCTCTAA
- the LOC108806849 gene encoding transcription factor bHLH94-like isoform X1 has product MFLSLSFKQSQAKRMPLEAVVNPQDPFEFGYLSNCKDFMFHDFYYHEEIVSQDTKNNTDKLGKEQSYVENNEEELLWEDHHHQCPLVPSLEEELGLPALDVESHPPVQQRRKRRRTRSNKNKEEIENQRMTHITVERNRRKQMNEYLAVLRSLMPPSYAQRYSVFFWCTSIVLGFVTYFEGDQASIVGGAISYVKELEHILQSIKPRRTTTTSHEADTSTSSLVCPFPDFFTFPQYSTKSSSEVESSSSPAEIEVTVAEGHANIKIMAKKKPRQLLKLVASIQSLRLTILHLNVTTMDNLILYSISVKVEEGSQLNTVEDIATALNQIIRRIQEES; this is encoded by the exons ATGTTCTTGAgtttatcatttaaacaatCTCAAGCTAAAAGAATGCCCTTGGAGGCTGTCGTAAACCCGCAAGATCCATTCGAATTCGGATACCTTTCCAATTGCAAAGATTTCATGTTCCACGACTTTTACTATCACGAAGAGATAGTATCTCAAGATACAAAGAACAACACTGATAAGTTAGGGAAAGAACAGAGCTATGTGGAAAACAATGAGGAAGAACTTCTATGGGAAGACCATCATCATCAGTGCCCTTTAGTCCCTTCGTTGGAAGAAGAGCTTGGTCTTCCAGCCCTTGATGTGGAAAGTCATCCTCCCGTGcagcagaggaggaagaggaggagaacAAGGAGCAATAAGAACAAGGAAGAGATCGAGAACCAGAGAATGACTCACATCACCGTCGAGAGAAATCGCCGGAAACAGATGAACGAGTACCTCGCCGTGCTCCGTTCTTTAATGCCGCCGTCATATGCTCAAAGG TACTcggtttttttttggtgcacAAGCATAGTACTCGGATTTGTTACGTATTTTGAG GGAGATCAAGCGTCGATAGTAGGAGGAGCCATTAGTTACGTAAAAGAGTTAGAGCACATCTTACAGTCTATAAAGCCTAGGAGAACCACGACCACGAGCCATGAAGCCGATACAAGCACTAGCTCGTTGGTGTGTCCCTTCCCAGATTTCTTCACTTTCCCGCAGTACTCGACAAAGTCATCATCAGAAGTGGAAAGCTCTTCTTCACCAGCCGAAATAGAAGTGACGGTGGCTGAAGGCCACGCGAACATCAAGATAATGGCAAAGAAGAAACCTAGGCAGCTTCTTAAGCTCGTAGCTTCCATACAGAGTTTAAGGCTCACTATTCTTCATCTCAATGTGACCACTATGGACAACTTGATTCTCTACTCCATCAGCGTGAAG GTTGAAGAAGGGAGCCAACTGAATACCGTGGAGGACATTGCAACAGCTTTGAATCAAATCATAAGGAGGATTCAAGAAGAGTCATAA
- the LOC108806849 gene encoding transcription factor bHLH94-like isoform X3 — MFLSLSFKQSQAKRMPLEAVVNPQDPFEFGYLSNCKDFMFHDFYYHEEIVSQDTKNNTDKLGKEQSYVENNEEELLWEDHHHQCPLVPSLEEELGLPALDVESHPPVQQRRKRRRTRSNKNKEEIENQRMTHITVERNRRKQMNEYLAVLRSLMPPSYAQRGDQASIVGGAISYVKELEHILQSIKPRRTTTTSHEADTSTSSLVCPFPDFFTFPQYSTKSSSEVESSSSPAEIEVTVAEGHANIKIMAKKKPRQLLKLVASIQSLRLTILHLNVTTMDNLILYSISVKVEEGSQLNTVEDIATALNQIIRRIQEES; from the exons ATGTTCTTGAgtttatcatttaaacaatCTCAAGCTAAAAGAATGCCCTTGGAGGCTGTCGTAAACCCGCAAGATCCATTCGAATTCGGATACCTTTCCAATTGCAAAGATTTCATGTTCCACGACTTTTACTATCACGAAGAGATAGTATCTCAAGATACAAAGAACAACACTGATAAGTTAGGGAAAGAACAGAGCTATGTGGAAAACAATGAGGAAGAACTTCTATGGGAAGACCATCATCATCAGTGCCCTTTAGTCCCTTCGTTGGAAGAAGAGCTTGGTCTTCCAGCCCTTGATGTGGAAAGTCATCCTCCCGTGcagcagaggaggaagaggaggagaacAAGGAGCAATAAGAACAAGGAAGAGATCGAGAACCAGAGAATGACTCACATCACCGTCGAGAGAAATCGCCGGAAACAGATGAACGAGTACCTCGCCGTGCTCCGTTCTTTAATGCCGCCGTCATATGCTCAAAGG GGAGATCAAGCGTCGATAGTAGGAGGAGCCATTAGTTACGTAAAAGAGTTAGAGCACATCTTACAGTCTATAAAGCCTAGGAGAACCACGACCACGAGCCATGAAGCCGATACAAGCACTAGCTCGTTGGTGTGTCCCTTCCCAGATTTCTTCACTTTCCCGCAGTACTCGACAAAGTCATCATCAGAAGTGGAAAGCTCTTCTTCACCAGCCGAAATAGAAGTGACGGTGGCTGAAGGCCACGCGAACATCAAGATAATGGCAAAGAAGAAACCTAGGCAGCTTCTTAAGCTCGTAGCTTCCATACAGAGTTTAAGGCTCACTATTCTTCATCTCAATGTGACCACTATGGACAACTTGATTCTCTACTCCATCAGCGTGAAG GTTGAAGAAGGGAGCCAACTGAATACCGTGGAGGACATTGCAACAGCTTTGAATCAAATCATAAGGAGGATTCAAGAAGAGTCATAA
- the LOC108806849 gene encoding transcription factor bHLH94-like isoform X2: MFLSLSFKQSQAKRMPLEAVVNPQDPFEFGYLSNCKDFMFHDFYYHEEIVSQDTKNNTDKLGKEQSYVENNEEELLWEDHHHQCPLVPSLEEELGLPALDVESHPPVQQRRKRRRTRSNKNKEEIENQRMTHITVERNRRKQMNEYLAVLRSLMPPSYAQRYSVFFWCTSIVLGFVTYFEGDQASIVGGAISYVKELEHILQSIKPRRTTTTSHEADTSTSSLVCPFPDFFTFPQYSTKSSSEVESSSSPAEIEVTVAEGHANIKIMAKKKPRQLLKLVASIQSLRLTILHLNVTTMDNLILYSISVKKNGIFRLKKGAN, translated from the exons ATGTTCTTGAgtttatcatttaaacaatCTCAAGCTAAAAGAATGCCCTTGGAGGCTGTCGTAAACCCGCAAGATCCATTCGAATTCGGATACCTTTCCAATTGCAAAGATTTCATGTTCCACGACTTTTACTATCACGAAGAGATAGTATCTCAAGATACAAAGAACAACACTGATAAGTTAGGGAAAGAACAGAGCTATGTGGAAAACAATGAGGAAGAACTTCTATGGGAAGACCATCATCATCAGTGCCCTTTAGTCCCTTCGTTGGAAGAAGAGCTTGGTCTTCCAGCCCTTGATGTGGAAAGTCATCCTCCCGTGcagcagaggaggaagaggaggagaacAAGGAGCAATAAGAACAAGGAAGAGATCGAGAACCAGAGAATGACTCACATCACCGTCGAGAGAAATCGCCGGAAACAGATGAACGAGTACCTCGCCGTGCTCCGTTCTTTAATGCCGCCGTCATATGCTCAAAGG TACTcggtttttttttggtgcacAAGCATAGTACTCGGATTTGTTACGTATTTTGAG GGAGATCAAGCGTCGATAGTAGGAGGAGCCATTAGTTACGTAAAAGAGTTAGAGCACATCTTACAGTCTATAAAGCCTAGGAGAACCACGACCACGAGCCATGAAGCCGATACAAGCACTAGCTCGTTGGTGTGTCCCTTCCCAGATTTCTTCACTTTCCCGCAGTACTCGACAAAGTCATCATCAGAAGTGGAAAGCTCTTCTTCACCAGCCGAAATAGAAGTGACGGTGGCTGAAGGCCACGCGAACATCAAGATAATGGCAAAGAAGAAACCTAGGCAGCTTCTTAAGCTCGTAGCTTCCATACAGAGTTTAAGGCTCACTATTCTTCATCTCAATGTGACCACTATGGACAACTTGATTCTCTACTCCATCAGCGTGAAG aaaaatggTATATTCAGGTTGAAGAAGGGAGCCAACTGA